One genomic segment of Helianthus annuus cultivar XRQ/B chromosome 14, HanXRQr2.0-SUNRISE, whole genome shotgun sequence includes these proteins:
- the LOC110909310 gene encoding 14-3-3-like protein: protein MAAASSPREDNVYMAKLAEQAERYEEMVEFMEKVVAAADGGEELTIEERNLLSVAYKNVIGARRASWRIISSIEQKEESRGNEAHVSTIRDYRSKIESELSSICDGILKLLDSKLIGSATSGDSKVFYLKMKGDYYRYLAEFKTGSERKEAAENTLSAYKAAQDIANAELAPTHPIRLGLALNFSVFYYEILNSPDRACNLAKQAFDEAIAELDTLGEDSYKDSTLIMQLLRDNLTLWTSDMQDDSAEEIKEAPKADE, encoded by the exons GAAGACAATGTATACATGGCGAAACTCGCCGAACAAGCCGAACGCTACGAAGAAATGGTTGAATTCATGGAGAAAGTCGTCGCCGCCGCAGACGGCGGCGAAGAACTCACCATCGAGGAGCGAAACCTCCTCTCCGTCGCCTACAAGAACGTGATCGGAGCACGGAGAGCTTCCTGGCGTATCATCTCATCAATCGAGCAGAAAGAGGAGAGCAGAGGCAACGAAGCTCACGTTTCGACCATCCGTGATTACAGATCTAAGATCGAGTCGGAGTTATCTTCGATCTGTGATGGTATTCTGAAGCTTCTGGACTCGAAGCTGATTGGATCTGCTACTAGCGGTGACTCTAAGGTGTTCTATTTGAAGATGAAAGGTGATTATTACAGGTATTTGGCTGAGTTTAAGACTGGATCTGAGAGGAAGGAAGCTGCTGAGAATACTCTGTCTGCTTACAAAGCGGCTCAG GATATTGCGAATGCAGAACTGGCTCCAACTCACCCGATCCGTCTTGGACTGGCGCTTAACTTCTCTGTGTTCTACTATGAGATCTTGAATTCTCCTGACCGTGCATGTAATCTTGCGAAACAG GCTTTTGATGAAGCAATTGCAGAATTGGATACCCTAGGAGAGGATTCCTACAAGGACAGCACCCTGATAATGCAGCTTCTTCGTGATAACCTCACGTTGTGGACCTCAGACATGCAG GATGACAGTGCCGAGGAAATTAAAGAAGCACCCAAGGCCGACGAGTAA